One stretch of Chryseobacterium fluminis DNA includes these proteins:
- the rimO gene encoding 30S ribosomal protein S12 methylthiotransferase RimO, whose product MRTKSVGKKKINVVTLGCSKNVYDSEVLMSQLKANGKEVVHEDKGDIVVINTCGFIDNAKEESINTILDYVEAKNRGEVEKVFVTGCLSERYKPDLIREIPDVDQYFGTRDLPILLKHLGADYKHELVGERLTTTPKHYAYLKISEGCDRPCSFCAIPLMRGGHVSTPIEKLVSEAQKLARKGTKELILIAQDLTYYGLDIYKKRALGDLLKELVKVEGVEWIRLHYAFPSGFPEDVLDIIREEPKVCNYIDIPLQHINSDLLKSMRRGTTHEKTDALLSKFREKVPDMAIRTTLIVGYPGETQERFQELKDWVREQKFDRLGCFTYSHEENTTAHVLEDDIPQEVKEARVEEIMELQSQISWIKNQEKIGKTFKCIFDRKEGSYFVGRTEYDSPDVDNTVLVPADNTYISIGEFANVKITSAEEFDLYGELI is encoded by the coding sequence ATGCGCACAAAATCTGTAGGTAAAAAGAAAATCAATGTTGTAACGCTTGGATGTTCCAAGAATGTTTATGATTCTGAAGTTTTAATGAGTCAGCTTAAAGCTAATGGTAAAGAGGTGGTTCATGAAGACAAAGGAGATATTGTAGTCATCAATACCTGCGGATTTATCGATAATGCCAAAGAAGAATCTATCAATACGATTCTTGATTATGTAGAGGCAAAAAACAGAGGTGAAGTAGAAAAAGTTTTTGTGACAGGCTGTCTTTCTGAAAGATATAAGCCGGATCTGATCAGGGAAATTCCCGATGTTGATCAGTATTTCGGGACCAGGGATCTTCCTATCTTACTGAAACACCTGGGTGCTGATTACAAGCATGAACTGGTAGGTGAGCGTTTAACAACAACCCCTAAGCACTATGCCTATTTAAAGATATCCGAAGGCTGTGACAGACCCTGTTCATTCTGTGCCATTCCTTTAATGAGGGGAGGACATGTTTCCACACCTATCGAAAAATTAGTTTCAGAAGCTCAGAAGCTTGCGAGAAAAGGGACAAAAGAGCTGATTTTAATCGCTCAGGATTTAACCTACTACGGTTTGGATATTTACAAAAAACGTGCCCTTGGAGATTTATTAAAAGAGTTGGTGAAAGTGGAAGGAGTAGAGTGGATTCGTCTCCATTATGCGTTCCCAAGTGGTTTTCCTGAAGATGTTCTTGATATTATCCGTGAAGAACCCAAAGTCTGTAATTATATTGATATTCCGCTTCAGCATATCAATTCTGATTTACTGAAATCGATGAGGAGGGGAACAACCCACGAAAAGACAGATGCGCTCCTGTCAAAATTCAGAGAGAAAGTTCCGGATATGGCCATCAGGACAACTTTAATAGTAGGTTATCCCGGCGAGACTCAGGAAAGGTTTCAGGAACTGAAAGATTGGGTAAGAGAACAGAAATTTGACAGGTTAGGATGTTTTACGTATTCCCACGAAGAAAATACCACTGCTCACGTATTGGAAGATGATATTCCGCAGGAAGTAAAAGAAGCGAGAGTAGAAGAAATTATGGAACTTCAGTCACAAATCTCCTGGATAAAAAATCAGGAAAAAATCGGAAAAACCTTTAAATGTATTTTTGACAGAAAAGAAGGAAGCTACTTTGTCGGCAGAACAGAGTATGACTCTCCTGATGTCGATAATACGGTACTGGTCCCTGCGGATAATACCTATATATCAATCGGAGAATTTGCAAATGTTAAAATTACATCAGCCGAGGAATTTGACCTTTACGGCGAACTCATCTAA
- the rfbC gene encoding dTDP-4-dehydrorhamnose 3,5-epimerase, giving the protein MKIKETPLKDCYIIEPTIFEDDRGYFFEKFNEKKFEELTGLNGHFVQDNISKSSYGVLRGLHLQKGEHAQAKLVSCLEGKVWDVAVDLREESPTFGQWFGIELTAENKLQLYVPRGFGHGFSVLSDHAVFAYKCDNFYNKESEGSVRFNDPDLNIDWKIGEENAVLSEKDKTAAAFKEKNF; this is encoded by the coding sequence ATGAAAATAAAAGAAACCCCCTTAAAAGACTGCTATATCATCGAACCCACAATTTTTGAAGATGACAGAGGTTATTTTTTTGAAAAATTTAATGAAAAGAAATTTGAAGAGCTAACGGGTTTGAACGGTCACTTCGTTCAGGATAATATTTCAAAATCCTCTTACGGTGTTTTAAGAGGTCTCCACCTGCAGAAAGGTGAGCATGCTCAGGCCAAACTGGTTTCATGTCTGGAAGGAAAAGTCTGGGATGTGGCAGTAGATTTAAGAGAAGAGTCCCCGACTTTCGGACAATGGTTCGGAATAGAGCTTACCGCGGAAAATAAACTTCAGCTCTATGTACCCCGTGGCTTCGGACATGGTTTTTCGGTACTGAGTGATCATGCCGTTTTTGCTTATAAATGCGACAACTTTTATAATAAAGAATCCGAGGGGAGTGTAAGATTTAATGATCCGGACCTGAATATAGACTGGAAGATTGGGGAGGAAAATGCTGTTCTATCTGAAAAAGATAAAACCGCTGCCGCCTTTAAAGAAAAAAACTTTTAA
- a CDS encoding sugar transferase gives MNYRFWKVIFDCTLSVLLIILLLPLLILLVIITSLDMGSNGIFCQKRVGQNGRLFTIYKLKTIHPGNARSSSIGLFLRKYKLDELPQLFNILKGDMSFVGPRPDIQGYYDRLAGNDRKVLQLKPGLTSEASIKYSNEDFLLKSQADARSYNDEVLFPDKVKMNLDYLENMSFREDIRILWKTFLKIIK, from the coding sequence ATGAATTATAGGTTTTGGAAAGTTATTTTTGACTGTACACTGTCAGTTCTTCTAATCATTCTCCTACTGCCTTTACTAATTCTATTGGTTATTATAACAAGCCTTGACATGGGATCCAACGGTATTTTCTGTCAGAAAAGAGTGGGGCAGAACGGCAGACTTTTTACCATTTATAAATTAAAAACCATTCACCCTGGAAATGCAAGAAGTTCTTCGATAGGATTGTTCCTCAGGAAGTATAAACTTGATGAGCTTCCCCAGTTATTTAATATCCTGAAAGGAGATATGAGCTTTGTAGGTCCGCGTCCCGATATTCAAGGATATTATGACAGACTCGCAGGCAATGATCGGAAGGTTCTGCAGCTGAAGCCGGGATTAACGTCTGAAGCGAGCATAAAATACAGTAACGAAGACTTTTTACTTAAATCACAGGCAGATGCCCGTTCTTATAATGACGAAGTACTATTTCCGGACAAAGTGAAAATGAATCTGGATTATCTGGAAAATATGTCTTTTAGAGAAGATATTAGAATTTTATGGAAAACATTTTTGAAAATAATAAAGTAA
- a CDS encoding DegT/DnrJ/EryC1/StrS family aminotransferase has protein sequence MNSKIWLSSPHMGGNEQKYINEAFHENWVAPLGPNVNGFEEDLEKFLGKEVKVAALSAGTAAIHLALIESGVQHGDEVICQSMTFSASANPIAYCGATPVFIDSEPETWNLCPKALREAIENRMLKGKKPKAIIVVHLYGMPAKMDEIVAIANEYKITIIEDAAEALGSSYKGQACGTFGRFGILSFNGNKIITTSGGGALVSHTIEDKDKIVFLSTQARDNAPHYQHSHIGFNYRMSNIVAGIGRGQMEVLKDRVKARRAMHDFYITLFKDIEGVEVFSEPDSDFYSNHWLSAITVNPEITGKTREDLRLAFLEDDIESRPLWKPMHLQPVFSGAPYYGTNVSEKLFDNGLCLPSGSNLTDEERERIKNVINKFFKD, from the coding sequence ATGAACTCAAAAATCTGGCTCTCCTCCCCACACATGGGCGGAAACGAACAAAAATATATCAATGAAGCTTTTCATGAAAACTGGGTGGCACCGTTAGGTCCCAATGTTAATGGTTTCGAAGAAGACTTGGAAAAATTTTTAGGTAAAGAAGTTAAGGTCGCTGCTTTATCAGCGGGAACAGCCGCTATTCACCTGGCTTTAATAGAATCAGGTGTTCAGCACGGAGATGAGGTGATTTGTCAGTCGATGACGTTTTCCGCCTCCGCAAATCCCATAGCGTATTGTGGGGCAACGCCTGTGTTTATAGACAGTGAACCTGAAACATGGAATCTTTGTCCAAAAGCTTTACGGGAGGCAATCGAAAACAGAATGCTAAAAGGTAAAAAACCAAAAGCTATTATTGTCGTTCATCTTTACGGAATGCCTGCGAAAATGGATGAAATAGTAGCTATTGCCAATGAATATAAAATTACAATCATCGAAGATGCTGCAGAAGCCCTCGGTTCTTCTTATAAAGGTCAGGCTTGCGGAACATTCGGGCGTTTCGGTATTCTAAGCTTTAACGGGAATAAAATTATCACCACTTCAGGAGGCGGAGCTCTGGTTAGCCATACCATAGAAGATAAAGACAAAATTGTTTTTCTTTCTACACAGGCCAGAGATAACGCGCCTCACTACCAGCATTCTCATATCGGATTCAATTACAGAATGAGTAATATTGTTGCCGGTATCGGAAGAGGGCAGATGGAAGTCTTAAAAGATCGTGTTAAGGCAAGAAGAGCAATGCACGATTTTTATATTACATTATTCAAAGATATTGAGGGAGTAGAAGTTTTCTCAGAGCCGGATTCTGATTTTTATTCTAACCATTGGCTTTCTGCAATTACTGTAAATCCTGAAATAACAGGAAAAACAAGAGAGGATTTAAGGCTGGCATTTTTAGAAGATGATATAGAATCCAGACCGTTATGGAAACCGATGCATCTCCAGCCTGTCTTTTCAGGAGCTCCTTACTACGGGACTAACGTTTCTGAGAAATTATTCGATAACGGTTTATGCCTGCCGTCGGGATCCAATCTTACAGACGAGGAAAGAGAAAGAATTAAAAATGTAATCAATAAATTTTTTAAAGATTAA
- a CDS encoding NeuD/PglB/VioB family sugar acetyltransferase: MKKIAIIGAGGFGREVKMLIDQINHKENQFQLVGFYDDKHYENHINGVPYLGKIENINMINDPLCLAVAIADPKIKQRVLDKIDNVNIEYPNLIHPSVIIGQDNVKLGKGNIICAGVIITIDIEIEDFVILNLSCTVGHDTQIKKYCSFMPTVNISGEVIVNEAVYVGTGAKIINLLEIGENTIVGAGAVVSKSLPANCTAVGIPAKPIKFH, translated from the coding sequence ATGAAGAAAATAGCAATAATTGGAGCAGGAGGATTTGGACGTGAAGTTAAAATGTTAATTGATCAGATAAATCATAAGGAAAATCAATTTCAACTTGTGGGCTTTTATGATGATAAGCATTACGAAAATCATATCAATGGAGTTCCTTATCTAGGGAAAATTGAAAACATAAATATGATAAATGATCCACTTTGTCTTGCCGTAGCCATTGCAGACCCAAAAATTAAGCAAAGAGTATTAGACAAGATAGATAACGTAAATATCGAATATCCTAATTTGATCCATCCGTCTGTAATAATAGGTCAGGATAATGTTAAACTGGGTAAAGGAAATATTATTTGTGCAGGTGTCATTATTACAATTGATATTGAAATTGAAGATTTTGTTATTCTGAATCTGTCTTGTACAGTCGGGCATGATACACAAATTAAAAAATATTGTTCTTTTATGCCTACAGTTAATATTTCTGGAGAAGTCATTGTTAATGAAGCGGTATATGTAGGAACAGGAGCGAAAATTATCAATCTTTTGGAGATAGGAGAAAATACAATAGTAGGAGCAGGAGCAGTGGTTTCAAAAAGCCTTCCTGCAAACTGTACTGCAGTAGGAATTCCGGCAAAGCCAATTAAATTTCACTAA
- a CDS encoding PIG-L deacetylase family protein, with amino-acid sequence MNRVIVIAPHSDDEIIGCGATIARHIKNGDEVIVVIATNASIGAPELYSSDQIKSTRAEAIAAHQFLGVKETIFCEFPAPGLNAFPEFKISLEISKIFQEIKPSHLYLPHPGDIHQDHKAIYRACLVAARPQGEEKISNIYCYETLSETEWTPMQEKAFVPNHFIDVTDVFSKKLQAMQFFKSQIRKFPHSRSLEAFEALAMYRGATVGVARAEAFVVERQLVL; translated from the coding sequence GTGAATAGAGTAATAGTAATAGCACCGCATTCGGATGATGAAATTATTGGTTGCGGAGCAACCATTGCCAGACATATTAAAAATGGTGATGAGGTAATTGTGGTCATTGCCACCAATGCTTCTATTGGAGCTCCTGAGCTTTATTCATCAGATCAGATAAAAAGTACCCGTGCTGAAGCAATAGCTGCTCATCAGTTTTTGGGGGTGAAAGAAACTATTTTCTGTGAGTTTCCTGCACCAGGGCTAAATGCATTTCCTGAATTTAAAATATCTTTAGAGATTTCTAAAATATTCCAAGAAATAAAACCGTCCCACCTGTATCTTCCACATCCGGGAGATATTCATCAGGATCATAAAGCCATCTACAGAGCCTGCCTGGTAGCGGCAAGACCACAGGGAGAAGAGAAAATATCTAACATATACTGCTATGAAACACTATCGGAAACAGAATGGACCCCAATGCAGGAAAAGGCTTTTGTGCCTAATCATTTTATAGATGTCACCGATGTTTTTTCAAAAAAACTGCAAGCCATGCAATTTTTTAAATCACAAATCAGAAAATTTCCTCACTCCCGTTCTCTTGAAGCATTTGAAGCTTTGGCAATGTACAGAGGAGCAACTGTGGGCGTGGCAAGGGCCGAAGCATTTGTTGTTGAGAGGCAGCTGGTATTGTGA
- a CDS encoding formyltransferase family protein, giving the protein MYKILVIGAVSSTAQIIKKLVEHNLEITGILGYEPRHTEKVSGWEDLSSISLLYNINYKGFVKINDPENISWAIDRKPDIIFAVGFSQLLHKKWFSVSKLGCIGFHPTKLPLGRGRAPLAWITLEQSYGSASFFLMGEGADDGPVFVQSIFKVEQDDDAGIIEKKIMHHIDLALDQWLPELKKGFWNPVPQCDHLASYYGIRKEEDGLIDWSNSAGYINRLVKAASRPHPGAYTYYKDEKLLIWSCRIENDIQFRGVVGRVLLKKDSGEFLIQTGEGLLWIEQYTYKDTSDISVSVGDKLGYNIEDEIYKIKAILKKIQSE; this is encoded by the coding sequence ATGTATAAAATATTGGTTATAGGAGCTGTAAGTTCAACAGCTCAGATTATTAAAAAACTTGTTGAGCATAATTTGGAGATAACGGGAATCCTCGGTTATGAACCAAGACATACGGAAAAAGTTTCGGGATGGGAAGATTTATCTTCTATATCCTTATTATATAATATTAATTATAAAGGTTTTGTCAAAATTAATGATCCGGAGAACATTTCGTGGGCTATTGATAGAAAACCTGATATTATTTTTGCTGTCGGGTTTTCGCAGTTATTACATAAAAAGTGGTTTTCAGTATCAAAATTAGGTTGTATAGGTTTCCATCCTACAAAACTTCCGCTGGGTCGGGGAAGGGCACCGCTGGCATGGATTACCCTGGAGCAGTCCTATGGCTCGGCTTCTTTTTTTCTGATGGGAGAAGGAGCTGATGACGGACCTGTTTTTGTACAGTCAATTTTTAAAGTGGAACAAGACGATGATGCCGGAATTATTGAGAAAAAAATTATGCATCATATTGATTTGGCATTAGATCAATGGCTTCCGGAATTAAAAAAAGGATTTTGGAATCCTGTACCTCAATGTGACCATCTGGCTTCTTACTATGGCATAAGAAAAGAAGAAGACGGGTTAATCGACTGGAGCAATAGCGCGGGATACATTAACCGTCTTGTAAAGGCAGCATCCAGACCACATCCCGGAGCATATACATATTACAAGGATGAAAAATTACTCATCTGGTCTTGTAGAATAGAAAATGATATTCAGTTCAGGGGTGTTGTGGGTAGGGTTTTGTTAAAAAAGGATAGTGGAGAATTTCTTATTCAGACAGGAGAAGGACTTCTGTGGATTGAGCAATATACGTATAAAGACACCTCCGATATTTCAGTGAGCGTTGGAGACAAGCTTGGTTACAATATTGAAGATGAGATCTATAAAATAAAAGCAATCTTAAAAAAAATACAAAGTGAATAG
- a CDS encoding sugar transferase, whose product MYKVFIKRFLDIIVALSVIIFLLPIFIVIYILVKIDSPGNFFFFQERLGYKGKIFKIYKIRTMYDKERVADREILKNDVEVTKVGYYLRRFKIDELPQIINVFKGDMSLVGPRPCLPRQLVEFNEDGKKRIEVVPGLTGLSQVNGNIHLTWEQRWKYDREYVENQSIILDVKIILKTFLILFHGEDKYLRSPDV is encoded by the coding sequence ATGTATAAAGTATTTATAAAAAGGTTTTTAGATATCATTGTTGCTCTGTCAGTCATTATATTTTTGCTGCCTATATTTATTGTTATATATATCCTTGTAAAAATCGACAGCCCGGGTAATTTTTTTTTCTTTCAGGAGAGATTGGGATATAAAGGTAAAATTTTTAAAATATATAAGATAAGAACCATGTATGATAAGGAAAGGGTGGCCGATAGGGAAATTCTAAAAAACGATGTGGAAGTTACAAAAGTAGGATACTACCTGAGACGTTTCAAAATAGACGAACTTCCCCAAATTATCAATGTATTTAAAGGAGATATGTCTTTAGTCGGGCCACGTCCCTGCTTGCCACGACAGTTAGTAGAATTTAATGAAGATGGAAAAAAACGTATAGAAGTTGTTCCAGGTTTAACAGGACTATCTCAGGTAAATGGGAATATTCACTTAACCTGGGAACAAAGATGGAAATATGACCGTGAATATGTAGAAAATCAAAGCATCATTCTTGACGTTAAAATAATACTTAAAACTTTTTTAATACTTTTTCACGGAGAAGATAAATATCTAAGAAGTCCTGATGTATAA
- a CDS encoding glycosyltransferase family 4 protein, which yields MNILFLTLAKIDTLQQRGIYHDLMRQFSSHGHHLYIVSPSERREKVKTSIKQEENTRFLNVKTLNIQKTNFIEKGISTLLIEELFLRAVKKYFRDVRFDLVIYSTPPITFTNLIRYIKKRDQAKTYLLLKDIFPQNAVDMQLMSDKGFLYRYFRNKEKELYTISDKIGCMSKANADFVLQHNSYVSKDKIEINPNSIELQPFKELSVKEKSEIKTQYSIPADKMVFIYGGNLGKPQGIDFLIKTLQAKKDDEKVFFVIAGSGTEYGKIKNWISDANPKNVLLLSALPKADYDLLVQSCDVGLIFLHKDFTIPNYPSRLLSYLEFKMPVIAATDTNTDIGSDIVANGCGFSVESGNIDEMMKAIDEFAEINDAELEEMRQRSFKFLEREFQVRASYEKIIKSVNQAL from the coding sequence ATGAATATATTATTTCTTACATTAGCCAAAATAGATACTTTACAGCAAAGAGGCATTTATCATGACCTTATGCGCCAATTTTCCAGTCATGGTCATCACCTCTACATCGTATCACCGTCGGAAAGAAGAGAAAAGGTAAAAACAAGTATAAAACAGGAAGAAAACACCAGGTTTCTAAATGTGAAAACACTTAATATCCAGAAGACCAATTTTATTGAAAAAGGAATTTCAACCCTTTTAATAGAAGAATTATTCTTAAGAGCAGTGAAGAAATATTTTCGGGATGTAAGGTTTGATCTCGTTATTTATTCCACTCCGCCAATAACCTTTACGAATCTCATCAGATATATTAAAAAAAGAGATCAGGCTAAAACATATCTTTTGCTGAAGGATATTTTTCCACAAAATGCAGTAGATATGCAATTGATGTCAGATAAAGGCTTTCTTTACAGATATTTCAGAAATAAGGAAAAAGAGCTATATACTATTTCTGATAAAATTGGATGTATGTCCAAAGCAAACGCAGATTTTGTATTACAGCATAATTCATATGTTTCAAAGGATAAAATTGAAATTAATCCCAATTCTATTGAATTACAACCTTTTAAAGAGCTGTCGGTTAAAGAAAAATCTGAAATTAAGACCCAATATAGTATTCCTGCTGATAAAATGGTTTTCATTTACGGCGGTAATTTAGGAAAGCCACAGGGAATAGATTTTCTGATAAAAACCTTACAAGCCAAGAAAGATGATGAAAAAGTGTTTTTTGTGATTGCTGGATCAGGAACAGAATACGGAAAGATAAAAAACTGGATTTCTGATGCTAATCCCAAAAATGTACTGTTATTGTCTGCCTTGCCTAAAGCTGATTATGATCTTCTTGTTCAGTCCTGTGATGTAGGTTTAATATTTTTACATAAAGATTTTACCATTCCGAATTATCCTTCGAGGCTTTTATCATACTTAGAATTTAAAATGCCTGTCATCGCTGCCACTGATACGAATACAGACATTGGCTCAGATATTGTTGCGAATGGTTGTGGATTTTCCGTAGAGTCCGGCAATATTGATGAAATGATGAAGGCAATTGATGAATTCGCTGAAATAAATGATGCTGAACTTGAAGAAATGAGACAAAGGAGTTTTAAATTTTTAGAACGAGAATTTCAGGTGCGTGCTTCTTATGAAAAAATAATAAAATCTGTTAATCAGGCTTTATAG
- the wecB gene encoding non-hydrolyzing UDP-N-acetylglucosamine 2-epimerase, producing the protein MEKLKVMTVVGTRPEIIRLSRVLSALDHSEAIEHIIVHTGQNYDYELNQIFFEDLGLRKPDFFLEAAGKTATETVGNILIKIDPLLEEIKPDAFLVLGDTNSCLCAIPAKKRQIPIFHMEAGNRCFDQRVPEETNRKIVDHTSDINLTYSDIAREYLLREGLPADRIIKTGSPMFEVLNHYLPQIENSDVLTRLDLEERKYFVVSSHREENINSDKNFRGLIESLNAIAEKFGYPIIVSTHPRTRNMIDKMKVEVRPEIQFLKPLGFHDYNALQMRSYAVLSDSGTISEESSILNFRALNIRDAHERPEAMEEASVMMVGLSPERILQGLTQLEQQKVGSERNYRPVADYSMPNVSEKMVRIILSYTDYVNRVVWSKK; encoded by the coding sequence ATGGAGAAACTAAAAGTAATGACAGTCGTTGGAACGCGGCCAGAGATTATTAGACTTTCAAGAGTCTTGTCTGCTTTAGATCATTCTGAAGCTATCGAGCACATTATTGTTCATACAGGGCAAAATTATGATTATGAGCTCAATCAGATTTTCTTTGAAGACTTAGGCCTTCGCAAACCTGATTTCTTTTTAGAAGCAGCGGGAAAAACAGCTACAGAAACGGTAGGAAATATTCTAATTAAAATAGACCCCCTTTTGGAAGAAATAAAGCCTGATGCTTTTCTCGTCCTGGGAGATACCAATTCCTGCCTTTGTGCAATACCTGCAAAGAAAAGACAAATCCCGATTTTCCATATGGAAGCAGGAAACAGGTGTTTTGATCAGAGAGTGCCGGAAGAAACCAACAGAAAAATTGTAGATCATACTTCCGATATTAATTTGACATATTCTGATATTGCACGCGAATATCTTTTAAGAGAAGGTCTTCCAGCCGACAGAATTATAAAAACCGGTTCTCCGATGTTTGAGGTCCTGAATCATTATCTTCCTCAAATTGAAAATTCAGATGTATTAACAAGATTAGATCTGGAAGAAAGAAAATACTTCGTGGTTTCGTCTCACAGAGAGGAAAATATCAATTCAGATAAAAACTTCAGAGGATTAATTGAAAGCCTTAACGCGATTGCTGAAAAATTTGGATATCCGATTATTGTCTCTACCCATCCGAGAACAAGAAATATGATCGATAAAATGAAAGTTGAAGTAAGACCTGAAATTCAGTTTCTGAAACCTCTGGGCTTTCATGATTATAATGCTCTTCAAATGAGAAGTTATGCTGTTTTATCAGATTCAGGAACGATTTCGGAAGAATCTTCCATACTGAATTTCAGAGCCTTAAATATCAGAGATGCCCACGAAAGACCGGAAGCAATGGAAGAAGCATCTGTCATGATGGTAGGCTTATCTCCTGAAAGAATTCTGCAGGGCTTAACTCAGCTTGAGCAGCAGAAAGTAGGATCAGAAAGAAATTACAGACCTGTCGCAGATTATTCTATGCCTAATGTATCCGAAAAAATGGTCAGAATTATTCTGAGCTATACCGATTATGTTAACCGTGTTGTCTGGAGTAAGAAATAA
- a CDS encoding glycosyl hydrolase family 28-related protein translates to MKGYSTILFLIISIFAYSQNIDIKTYGAKGDGLSDDTKAFTNAVNDIKAKYSSQKKHVNLYLPSGTYLISKPIVLNKYISITGEFVNSTIIKVKDANCEALILEKNYDENIIYNGYNYIKNITFLGPNSNNRDILAQKNIKSNITNSSGLKIYGLRTRIEDVQVEGFSNNGIEILSAYYTFLNNCFVRNNGIGILIDKESTSVYLTKSEVRHNSIGIYITGRSFANFINDNMIENNLAGYLVQDKTSQLSNLKSNGRAVVIDGASNNIITNNYFEQHYVSISVKDSYNNLINNNFFAVTGDTANNDKNQTLYQLSGSSINNIFEKNVTINSLESVNPNKIKLGADSDYSRNTIDTGVEGNTKLKEELLKNKNSSFRSPKIPN, encoded by the coding sequence ATGAAAGGATATTCAACAATTTTATTTTTAATCATAAGTATTTTCGCCTATTCCCAAAATATAGACATTAAAACGTATGGTGCAAAAGGTGACGGGCTCTCTGATGATACTAAAGCTTTCACCAATGCCGTTAATGATATCAAAGCAAAATACAGCAGTCAGAAAAAGCATGTCAATCTTTACCTTCCCTCCGGCACCTATTTAATTTCTAAACCAATAGTGCTTAATAAGTACATCAGTATAACCGGCGAGTTTGTGAACAGTACGATTATCAAAGTAAAAGATGCTAATTGCGAAGCTCTCATACTTGAGAAAAACTATGACGAAAATATAATTTACAATGGCTATAATTATATAAAAAATATTACTTTTTTAGGTCCAAACAGTAATAACAGAGATATATTAGCACAAAAGAATATTAAATCCAATATTACCAACAGTTCAGGTTTAAAAATTTATGGGTTAAGAACCCGTATTGAGGATGTGCAGGTAGAAGGTTTTTCAAACAACGGAATAGAGATATTGTCAGCATATTATACTTTCCTGAATAATTGCTTCGTACGTAATAATGGTATAGGAATTCTTATTGATAAAGAATCTACAAGTGTTTATCTCACCAAGAGTGAAGTGAGGCATAATTCCATTGGTATCTACATCACCGGAAGATCATTTGCGAACTTTATTAACGATAATATGATTGAAAATAATCTTGCAGGTTATTTAGTCCAGGACAAGACTTCACAGTTATCCAATCTAAAGAGTAATGGCAGAGCAGTCGTTATTGATGGAGCATCAAACAATATCATAACAAATAATTACTTTGAACAGCACTACGTAAGCATCTCTGTAAAGGATTCCTATAATAATCTGATTAATAATAACTTTTTTGCAGTGACGGGAGATACTGCTAATAATGATAAAAACCAAACATTATATCAACTTAGCGGAAGCTCTATTAATAATATCTTTGAAAAAAATGTGACCATTAACTCACTGGAAAGCGTAAATCCTAATAAAATAAAACTGGGAGCTGATTCAGATTATTCCAGAAATACTATCGATACCGGTGTTGAAGGTAACACAAAATTAAAAGAGGAACTTCTGAAAAACAAAAATTCCTCTTTCCGGTCTCCCAAGATTCCTAATTAG